The genomic interval CAGCCTGCTTTTGAAGAGTTCGTCAGGGCCGTCTCGGATGCGCGTGTCGGAGGAATGCTTTCCGGCAAAGCAGGCATAATCAACGTCCATCTCGGGGACGGCAGAAGAAAGATCGACCTGATCAAGAGAGCGGTTAAAGAGACAGAGATACCGCTGGCACAGTTTTTGCCGACCCACATCAACCGGAATCAGGAGCTCTTCGAAGAATGCGTGGCCTATGCCAAAGAAGGGGGCTACATCGATTTTACCGGGAGCGATGATCCTGACTTCTGGGAAAAAACCGACGGGGAGGTCCGCTTCAGCAAAGGGTTAAAGAGATTGCTGGATGAGGGAGTCGGTCCGGATAATTTTACGATTTCGTCCGACGGTCAGGGCAGCCTTCCTATCTTCAACGAGAAAAAGGAGTACGTAGGGCTGGGAGTAGGCAAGTCGAGCTGCCTGATCAAAGCGATCAAAGAGTGCATTTTCAGAGAGAATATTCCTCTGGAGACGGCGATCAGGGCATTGACCTGCAATCCTGCCAAGATCCTGAAACTTAAGACAAAGGGAAGGATCATGGCCGGCATGGATGCCGATCTCTGTCTCCTTGACAGCAGCATCGACATCGACACTGTGATCGCCAAAGGCAAAGTTATGGTAAGCGGCAAAAAACCTCTGGTTTTCGGGACATTTGAAAAAGTAAGCAATTAGTCTCCTGACACGATCAGCTATCCAACATCATAAGGACGGCTTAGCAAGAGAGAAAGAGGCGAGGGGAGAGACAGATGCTCCTCGTCTCTTTCTACAATATCTGCACAGGCATCAAATTCATCTCCAACTAGTCTCCGAAGACATTGATAAGTCTGCCTGACCACATAAGCAATTTTTCTGACAGTTCCCTGAATGGATCTTTATCAATTGCGGGTCCATCAAAAAGGGATATAGACTCAGTAAGTTGCTTCTCTTCTTCAGGCAGCAGAGTGATCAGGTCTGATTTTTTTGGTATTAATAGACCTTACATTCCTAAGATGCGCGTATAATAGAAAAAGCTCTTTCACAGGAGGAATTTTAATGTCAAAATGCCGAAATTCAAAATTAATTACCGTGATCCTGCTAACAGCTTCCATTCTATTTACAGGTAACGCATTAGCGGCTGTTAATAAAACTTTCACCATATCAAAGAAGATCGAAATCTCTGACAAACGCATCCTTACTTTGACATTTAAAGGTTTGATTTTCGGTGAAACAGCCACGGGCGGATACAGGAATATTGAGGTGCATGAAGGAAACAAAAAGCATATCCAGACTATAAACATTGCGGAGGTAAACTCTTTCGGCGATGAGACTACGACCTCTCCCGAACCGGGGACCGGGAGCGACATAATAATTGAGGACATGGACTTTGACGGGATAAACGACTTCAGGATCATTGCGATGCTTCCTCCCGGGCCCAACATTCCCTACATCTGCTTCCTTTGGGACAAAAAATCGGGAAAGTTCGTCCACGCGGAATTCCTTGACGACATAACTTCGCCTGAGTTCGACAGCAAAACGAAGACCGTTACCTCAAGCAGCAGAGAAAGTGCAAACAAGTACAGGAAAGATGTCTACAAATATTCCGGCGGCAAGCTGGTCCTTGTGAAATCAGTCGTCAAGACGTATCAGTAAAAATATCCCGCCGTAAGACAGATGGCCTGAAAATGCTGAAGAAAATCAAAGGGAGCTGTGATCATGAGACCGGAAATCAAAAATGAACTCGATGAAAGAGCGAACGGCTGCCGTATAGGCCTTCTGGCCGTTACCAACGTTACGAATCCAAAAACAAGCGAGGCGCTGGAAAAGGCGAAATCTTTGCTTGAAGAGGAGCTAAGAGGGAAATACGCCCAAATAGAGAGGCAGGAACTCAGATCCCTCCACCCTATGTCCGTTTACGTCTCATATTATAAAAAATTCGGATATACATACCACGTTCTCCAGCAGGTCGAGTCCGTCGCAAAAGGGAAGAAGTCCATGAGCGTCTCAGGGCTCGTAAATTCAATGTTTATGGCTGAAATGAAAAACATGATCCTGACAGCGGGGCACGACCTCGCAAAGATCAGCGGAGCTGTTTCACTCAAAGTTGCAACAGGTCAAGAGTCTTACGTCTGCATGAACGGAAGGGAGACAAAGACGATCCAGGGCGATATCATGATCACTGACGATGAGTCCGTTCTCTCGAGCATTTTGCGGGGACCTGACGGCAGGACCTCGATAGACGAGGAAACGGAGCAGGTTTTGTACACGATATACGCCCCGACAGGGATAGATGAGAAAGAAATCATTTCTCATATGGATGATATCGAGTCTTACGTGCGCCTCTTCTCTCCCGGATCAAATCTTGAGCTTAAAACTGTGATATGATCCATTTTTAATTATCGGATGACCGGTCTTTCCACTGCTCAAACATTACAGTTTCACTTATGCCCTTTCTTTCTCTGCTGTGCCGGTCAGGACTGAGGAATCCGTCTGAGGGATACCCAAGCAGCAAAAGAGCGGTAGGCTCAATGTATTCGGGTATCCCGAATTCTTTTCTTATTATGACCGGATCAAAGAGTCCCACCATGACGCTTCCGATGTTGAGCTCCCTTGCTGCCAGCATCATATGATCACATATGATCCCGATATCAAGATCCCCCGAACATTTTCCGTCAAAGGGACGGATCAGCTGATCGCTTTTATCCTGACAGACTATCAGGACACAGGGAGAGCCGAAGGCCTTGTATGCCTTCTCTACCTTCCTGATATTTTCAGGCTTTTCGACAACTATGATCCGCTGCGGCTGCCTGTTGCATGCGCTTGGGGCGACACGTCCCGCCTCCAATATCTTATTGAGCGCATCTTTTTCTATCTTTTTGTCTCTAA from Synergistaceae bacterium DZ-S4 carries:
- the iadA gene encoding beta-aspartyl-peptidase, with amino-acid sequence MITIIRNAEVYAPEYLGKKDVLLLGSKIAAVDEHVSFNINGPVEVSEIDAGGKALIPGFIDSHSHIQGGGGEGGFSTRTPEAVLTDFTTAGVTTVVGCLGTDGTARDMVSLLAKARGLEEEGITTYIYTGSYRIPVKTITGEIMKDIMVIDKVIGIGEIAISDHRSSQPAFEEFVRAVSDARVGGMLSGKAGIINVHLGDGRRKIDLIKRAVKETEIPLAQFLPTHINRNQELFEECVAYAKEGGYIDFTGSDDPDFWEKTDGEVRFSKGLKRLLDEGVGPDNFTISSDGQGSLPIFNEKKEYVGLGVGKSSCLIKAIKECIFRENIPLETAIRALTCNPAKILKLKTKGRIMAGMDADLCLLDSSIDIDTVIAKGKVMVSGKKPLVFGTFEKVSN
- a CDS encoding nitroreductase family protein — protein: MDFLTLAKNRCTTRGFRDKKIEKDALNKILEAGRVAPSACNRQPQRIIVVEKPENIRKVEKAYKAFGSPCVLIVCQDKSDQLIRPFDGKCSGDLDIGIICDHMMLAARELNIGSVMVGLFDPVIIRKEFGIPEYIEPTALLLLGYPSDGFLSPDRHSRERKGISETVMFEQWKDRSSDN